A window of Nomascus leucogenys isolate Asia chromosome X, Asia_NLE_v1, whole genome shotgun sequence contains these coding sequences:
- the IGSF1 gene encoding immunoglobulin superfamily member 1 isoform X1, translating to MTLDRPGEGATMLKTFPVLLFCIRMSLGMTSIVTDPQPELWIESNYPQAPWENITLWCRSPSRISSKFLLLKDKIQMTWIRPSHKTFQVSFLIGALTESNAGLYRCCYWKETGWSKPSKVLELEAPGQLPKPIFWIQAETPPLPGCNVNILCHGWLQDLVFMLFKEGYTEPVDYQVPTGTMAIFSIDNLTPEDEGVYICRTHIQMLPTLWSEPSNPLKLVVAGLYPKPTLTAYPGPIMAPGESLNLRCQGPIYGMTFALMRVEDLEKSFYHKKTIKNEANFFFRSLKIQDTGHYLCFYYDASYRGSLLSDVLKIWVTDTFPKTWLLARPRAVVQMGQNVSLWCRGPVDGVGLALYKKGEDKPLQFLDATSIDDNTSFFLSNVTYSDTGIYSCHYLLTWKTSIRMPSHNTVELMVVDKPPKPSLSAWPSTVFKLGKAITLQCRVSHPVLEFSLEWEERETFQKFSVNGDFIISNVDGKGTGTYSCSYRVETHPNIWSHRSEPLKLMGPAGYLTWNYILNEAIRLSLIMQLVALLLVVLWIRWKCRRLRIREAWLLGTAQGVTMLFIVTALLCCAISFAGLCNGVLIEETEIVMPTPKPELWAETNFPLAPWKNLTLWCRSPSGSTKEFVLLKDGTGWIATRPASEQVRAAFPLGALTQSHTGSYHCHSWEEMAVSEPSEALELVGTDILPKPVISATPPIRGQELQLRCKGWLAGMGFALYKEGEQEPVQQLGAVGREAFFTIQRMEDKDEGNYSCRTHTEKRPFKWSEPSEPLELVIKEMYPKPFFKTWASPVVTPGARVTFNCSTPHQHMSFILYKDGSEIASSDRSWASPGASAAHFLIISVGIGDGGNYSCRYYDFSIWSEPSDPVELVVTEFYPKPTLLAQPGPVVFPGKSVTLRCQGTFQGMRFALLQEGAHVPLQFRSVSGNSADFILHTVGAEDSGNYSCIYYETTMSNRGSYLSMPLMIWVTDTFPKPWLFAEPSSVVPMGQNVTLWCRGPVHGVGYILHKEGEATSMQLWGSTSNDGAFPITNISGASMGRYSCCYHPDWTSSIKIQPSNTLELIVTGLLPKPSLLAQPGPIVAPGENMTLQCQGELPDSTFVLLKEGAQEPLEQQRPSGKRADFWMPAVRGEDSGIYSCVYYLDSAPFAASNHSDSLEIWVTDKPPKPSLSAWPSTMFKLGKDITLQCRGPLPGVEFVLEHDGEEAPQQFSEDGDFVINNVEGKGIGNYSCSYRLQAYPDIWSEPSDPLELVGAAGPVAQECTVGNIVRSSLIVVVVVALGVVLAIEWKKWPRLRTRGSETDGRDQTIALEECNQEGEPGTPANSSSSTSRRISVELPVPI from the exons ATGACCCTGGACAGACCAGGGGAGGGGGCCACCATGCTGAAGACATTCCCTGTTTTGCTCTTTTGCATTC GGATGAGTCTGGGTATGACATCGATAG TGACGGACCCTCAACCGGAGCTGTGGATAGAGTCCAACTACCCCCAGGCCCCTTGGGAGAACATCACGCTTTGGTGCCGAAGCCCCTCTCGGATATCAAGCAAGTTCTTGCTGCTGAAGGATAAGATACAGATGACCTGGATCCGCCCTTCCCACAAGACCTTCCAAGTTTCATTCCTTATAGGTGCCCTTACTGAGTCCAATGCAGGTCTTTACCGGTGCTGCTACTGGAAGGAGACAGGCTGGTCAAAGCCCAGTAAAGTTCTAGAGTTGGAGGCACCAG GCCAACTGCCCAAGCCCATCTTCTGGATTCAGGCTGAGACCCCCCCTCTTCCTGGATGTAATGTTAACATCCTCTGCCATGGCTGGCTGCAGGATTTGGTATTCATGCTGTTTAAAGAGGGATATACAGAGCCTGTGGATTACCAAGTCCCAACTGGGACAATGGCCATATTCTCCATTGACAACCTGACACCTGAGGATGAAGGGGTTTACATCTGCCGCACTCATATCCAGATGCTCCCCACTCTGTGGTCAGAGCCCAGCAACCCCCTGAAGCTGGTTGTAGCAG GACTCTACCCCAAACCAACTTTGACAGCCTATCCTGGGCCCATCATGGCACCTGGAGAAAGCCTGAATCTCAGGTGCCAAGGGCCAATCTATGGAATGACCTTTGCTCTAATGAGGGTTGAAGACTTGGAGAAGTCCTTTTACCAcaagaagacaataaaaaatgagGCAAATTTCTTCTTCCGGTCCTTGAAGATCCAAGATACTGGACATTACCTCTGTTTTTACTATGACGCGTCATATAGAGGTTCACTCCTTAGTGATGTCCTGAAAATCTGGGTAACTG ACACTTTCCCCAAGACCTGGCTACTTGCTCGGCCCAGGGCTGTGGTCCAAATGGGTCAGAATGTGAGCCTGTGGTGTCGAGGACCAGTGGATGGAGTGGGTCTTGCACTCTATAAGAAAGGAGAAGACAAACCACTTCAGTTTTTGGATGCCACCAGCATCGATGACAACACGTCATTCTTCCTCAGCAATGTAACCTACAGTGATACTGGCATCTATAGCTGCCACTATCTTCTCACCTGGAAGACCTCCATTAGGATGCCATCACACAACACTGTGGAGCTTATGGTTGTAG ATAAGCCCCCCAAACCCTCCCTGTCAGCTTGGCCAAGCACTGTGTTCAAGCTAGGAAAGGCCATCACCCTTCAGTGCCGAGTATCTCATCCAGTACTGGAATTTTCTCTGgaatgggaagaaagagaaacattcCAAAAATTCTCAGTAAACGGAGACTTCATCATCAGTAATGTTGACGGGAAAGGCACAGGGACCTACAGTTGCAGCTATCGCGTAGAGACACATCCTAACATCTGGTCACATCGCAGTGAGCCCCTGAAGCTGATGGGGCCAGCAG GCTATCTCACCTGGAATTACATTCTGAATGAAGCTATCAGGTTGTCTCTAATCATGCAGCTTGTTGCCTTGCTGTTGGTAGTGCTGTGGATAAGGTGGAAGTGTCGGAGACTCAGAATCAG AGAAGCCTGGTTGCTGGGAACAGCTCAAGGGGTCACCATGCTCTTCATAGTCACGGCCCTTCTCTGCTGTG CAATTTCTTTTGCAGGACTGTGCAATGGGGTATTGATAGAAGAGACTG AAATAGTCATGCCAACCCCTAAGCCTGAGCTGTGGGCAGAGACCAACTTTCCTCTGGCCCCGTGGAAGAACTTAACCCTCTGGTGCAGAAGCCCTTCTGGCTCAACTAAGGAGTTTGTGTTGCTGAAGGACGGGACAGGGTGGATTGCAACTCGCCCGGCCTCAGAGCAGGTCCGGGCTGCCTTCCCCCTTGGCGCCCTGACCCAGAGCCACACCGGGAGCTACCACTGCCATTCATGGGAGGAGATGGCTGTGTCGGAGCCCAGTGAGGCGCTTGAGCTGGTGGGGACAG ACATCCTCCCCAAACCTGTCATTTCTGCTACCCCCCCAATCCGGGGCCAGGAACTACAACTCCGGTGCAAAGGATGGCTGGCAGGCATGGGGTTTGCTCTGTATAAGGAGGGAGAGCAAGAACCTGTCCAGCAACTTGGTGCCGTTGGAAGAGAAGCCTTCTTTACAATCCAGAGAATGGAGGATAAAGACGAAGGCAATTACAGCTGCCGCACTCACACTGAAAAACGCCCCTTCAAGTGGTCTGAGCCCAGTGAGCCGCTGGAGCTTGTCATAAAAG AAATGTACCCTAAGCCCTTCTTCAAGACATGGGCCAGCCCTGTGGTCACCCCTGGTGCCCGAGTGACTTTCAATTGCTCCACCCCCCACCAGCATATGAGCTTTATTCTTTACAAAGATGGAAGTGAAATAGCATCCAGTGACAGGTCCTGGGCAAGTCCAGGGGCCAGTGCAGCTCACTTTCTAATCATTTCGGTGGGCATTGGTGATGGAGGGAATTACAGCTGCCGATATTATGACTTTTCTATCTGGTCTGAGCCCAGCGACCCTGTGGAGCTCGTGGTGACAG AATTCTACCCCAAACCCACTCTCCTGGCACAGCCAGGTCCCGTGGTGTTTCCTGGGAAGAGTGTGACCCTGCGCTGCCAAGGGACTTTCCAGGGCATGAGGTTCGCCCTCTTGCAGGAGGGAGCCCATGTTCCCTTACAGTTTCGGAGTGTCTCAGGGAACTCAGCTGACTTCATTCTCCACACTGTTGGAGCAGAGGACTCTGGGAACTATAGCTGTATCTACTATGAGACAACCATGTCAAACAGGGGGTCATATCTCAGTATGCCCCTTATGATCTGGGTGACTG ACACATTCCCTaagccatggttgtttgctgagCCCAGTTCTGTGGTTCCCATGGGGCAGAATGTTACTCTCTGGTGCCGAGGGCCAGTCCATGGAGTAGGATACATTCTGCACAAAGAAGGAGAAGCCACTTCAATGCAGCTCTGGGGATCCACCAGTAATGATGGGGCATTCCCCATCACCAATATATCTGGTGCTAGCATGGGGCGTTACAGCTGCTGCTACCACCCTGACTGGACCAGTTCTATCAAGATACAACCTAGCAACACCCTGGAACTCATAGTCACAG GCTTACTCCCCAAACCCAGCCTATTAGCCCAGCCTGGTCCCATCGTGGCCCCTGGCGAAAATATGACTCTTCAGTGTCAAGGGGAACTGCCAGACTCAACATTTGTCCTGTTGAAGGAGGGGGCTCAGGAGCCTTTAGAGCAACAGAGGCCAAGTGGGAAAAGGGCTGACTTCTGGATGCCAGCAGTGAGAGGTGAAGACTCTGGGATCTATAGCTGTGTTTATTATTTGGACTCCGCTCCCTTTGCAGCTTCAAATCACAGTGACTCCCTGGAGATCTGGGTGACTG ATAAGCCCCCTAAACCCTCTCTGTCAGCCTGGCCCAGCACCATGTTCAAGCTAGGGAAGGACATCACCCTTCAGTGCCGAGGACCCCTGCCAGGTGTTGAATTTGTCCTAGAACATGATGGAGAAGAAGCACCTCAGCAGTTTTCAGAGGATGGAGACTTTGTCATCAACAACGTAGAAGGAAAAGGCATTGGAAACTACAGCTGCAGCTACCGCCTCCAGGCCTACCCTGATATCTGGTCAGAGCCTAGTGATCCCCTGGAGCTGGTGGGGGCAGCAG GGCCTGTTGCTCAGGAGTGCACTGTAGGGAACATTGTCCGAAGTAGCCTAATCGTGGTGGTTGTTGTAGCCTTGGGGGTAGTGCTAGCCATAGAGTGGAAGAAGTGGCCTCGACTGCGAACCAG AGGCTCAGAGACAGACGGAAGAGACCAGACCATTGCCCTCGAAGAGTGTAACCAAGAAGGAGAACCAGGCACCCCTGCCAATTCTTCTTCATCAACCTCTCGGAGAATCTCTGTGGAACTGCCCGTTCCAATATAA
- the IGSF1 gene encoding immunoglobulin superfamily member 1 isoform X4, which translates to MTLDRPGEGATMLKTFPVLLFCIRMSLGMTSIVTDPQPELWIESNYPQAPWENITLWCRSPSRISSKFLLLKDKIQMTWIRPSHKTFQVSFLIGALTESNAGLYRCCYWKETGWSKPSKVLELEAPGQLPKPIFWIQAETPPLPGCNVNILCHGWLQDLVFMLFKEGYTEPVDYQVPTGTMAIFSIDNLTPEDEGVYICRTHIQMLPTLWSEPSNPLKLVVAGGCGYGCWHLAIVVPGIMAG; encoded by the exons ATGACCCTGGACAGACCAGGGGAGGGGGCCACCATGCTGAAGACATTCCCTGTTTTGCTCTTTTGCATTC GGATGAGTCTGGGTATGACATCGATAG TGACGGACCCTCAACCGGAGCTGTGGATAGAGTCCAACTACCCCCAGGCCCCTTGGGAGAACATCACGCTTTGGTGCCGAAGCCCCTCTCGGATATCAAGCAAGTTCTTGCTGCTGAAGGATAAGATACAGATGACCTGGATCCGCCCTTCCCACAAGACCTTCCAAGTTTCATTCCTTATAGGTGCCCTTACTGAGTCCAATGCAGGTCTTTACCGGTGCTGCTACTGGAAGGAGACAGGCTGGTCAAAGCCCAGTAAAGTTCTAGAGTTGGAGGCACCAG GCCAACTGCCCAAGCCCATCTTCTGGATTCAGGCTGAGACCCCCCCTCTTCCTGGATGTAATGTTAACATCCTCTGCCATGGCTGGCTGCAGGATTTGGTATTCATGCTGTTTAAAGAGGGATATACAGAGCCTGTGGATTACCAAGTCCCAACTGGGACAATGGCCATATTCTCCATTGACAACCTGACACCTGAGGATGAAGGGGTTTACATCTGCCGCACTCATATCCAGATGCTCCCCACTCTGTGGTCAGAGCCCAGCAACCCCCTGAAGCTGGTTGTAGCAGGTGGGTGTGGCTATGGCTGCTGGCATCTGGCAATTGTTGTCCCAGGTATCATGGCTGGTTGA